The following proteins come from a genomic window of Pyxidicoccus sp. MSG2:
- a CDS encoding polyprenol monophosphomannose synthase, which translates to MNPALVCIPTYNERENIEAIVQAVLKADARVDILVVDDNSPDGTGQLADALAAKDSRVRVLHREKKEGLGRAYLAAFRWALAEGYTYILEMDADFSHDPRYLPGFLDAAHAGADLVLGSRYVTGGGTVNWGVGRQVISRGGSLYARTILGVGIRDLTGGFKCFHRRVLESIDLDAVKSTGYAFQIELTYRTLKKGFTVREIPIVFEDRRVGHSKMSKKIFAEALTMVWKLRLKV; encoded by the coding sequence ATGAACCCTGCCCTGGTCTGCATCCCCACGTACAACGAGCGGGAAAACATCGAGGCCATCGTCCAGGCGGTGCTGAAGGCCGACGCCCGCGTGGACATCCTCGTCGTCGACGACAACTCGCCCGACGGCACCGGGCAGCTCGCCGACGCGCTCGCCGCGAAGGACTCGCGCGTGCGGGTGCTGCACCGCGAGAAGAAGGAAGGCCTGGGCCGCGCGTACCTCGCCGCCTTCCGCTGGGCCCTGGCCGAGGGCTACACGTACATCCTGGAGATGGACGCGGACTTCAGCCATGACCCGCGCTACCTCCCGGGGTTCCTCGACGCGGCCCATGCCGGCGCGGACCTGGTGCTGGGCTCTCGCTACGTGACGGGCGGCGGCACGGTGAACTGGGGCGTGGGCCGACAGGTCATCAGCCGCGGCGGCAGCCTCTACGCCCGCACGATTCTGGGCGTCGGCATCCGAGACCTCACCGGCGGCTTCAAGTGCTTCCACCGCCGGGTGCTGGAGTCCATCGACCTGGATGCGGTGAAGAGCACCGGGTACGCGTTCCAGATTGAGCTCACCTACCGCACCCTGAAGAAGGGCTTCACCGTGCGCGAGATTCCCATCGTCTTCGAGGACCGCCGCGTCGGGCACTCGAAGATGAGCAAGAAGATCTTCGCCGAGGCCCTCACCATGGTGTGGAAGCTGCGGCTCAAGGTGTAG
- the lpxA gene encoding acyl-ACP--UDP-N-acetylglucosamine O-acyltransferase, giving the protein MAQVHPTAVVHPGARLHESVEVGPYTVIGPQVTLGEGTRVASHVVIEGRTTLGARNRIFQFTSIGADPQDLKYAGEDTELVLGDDNQVREFVTLHKGTAGGGGATRIGSGNLFMANSHVAHDCVVGNGCRIGNGSALAGHVTMEDHVIISGLAAVHQFTRLGKHAFISGGAMVTMDIPPYATAQGDRAELVGLNTVGLERSGYSKEQIERIKEAHRIMFRSKLGLQDALARLRTELGGHPEVDHLIDFVLQSKRGLTR; this is encoded by the coding sequence ATGGCTCAGGTTCATCCCACCGCGGTGGTCCATCCCGGCGCCCGCCTTCATGAGTCGGTGGAGGTCGGGCCCTACACGGTCATCGGTCCCCAGGTGACGCTCGGCGAGGGCACGCGGGTGGCCTCGCACGTCGTCATCGAGGGCCGCACGACGCTGGGCGCCCGCAACCGCATCTTCCAGTTCACCTCCATCGGCGCGGACCCGCAGGACCTGAAGTACGCGGGCGAGGACACCGAGCTCGTCCTCGGGGACGACAACCAGGTCCGCGAGTTCGTCACCCTGCACAAGGGCACGGCGGGCGGCGGCGGTGCCACGCGCATCGGCAGCGGCAACCTCTTCATGGCCAACAGCCACGTGGCGCACGACTGCGTCGTGGGCAACGGCTGCCGCATCGGCAACGGCTCCGCGCTGGCGGGGCACGTGACGATGGAGGACCACGTCATCATCAGTGGCCTCGCGGCGGTGCACCAGTTCACCCGGCTGGGCAAGCACGCCTTCATCTCCGGCGGCGCCATGGTGACCATGGACATTCCGCCCTACGCCACGGCGCAGGGAGACCGGGCGGAACTGGTGGGCCTGAACACGGTGGGCCTGGAGCGCAGCGGCTACTCCAAGGAGCAGATCGAGCGCATCAAGGAGGCCCACCGCATCATGTTCCGCTCGAAGCTGGGCCTGCAGGACGCGCTGGCCCGGTTGCGCACGGAGCTGGGGGGCCATCCCGAGGTGGACCACCTCATCGACTTCGTCCTGCAGAGCAAGCGCGGCCTGACGCGCTAG
- a CDS encoding PHP domain-containing protein produces the protein MSRVRTAVAKGLRAVLGLMLLLLGIAGIFALPASFASYPVVPSKEGAPRWVRGAYHVHTTRSDGRGTPGEVARAAREAGLDFVVLTDHNDFKPPAPAWVDGVLLVPGVEISTSSGHLAAFGMERPLEGVRQWMPPGDAVKAVAAAGGTAVLAHPVQQRNPWKDEASAREAPGFELYSADTFFRQAVSNPVSRLLPAVGAYLGNPGHGVMLLATPTPEPGARFLELSRERPRIAFCAHDAHGLPSYEAVFESMAMYLLPEQVPSPLPKDASQAAALVTRALGSGRALCAFRALGEPAGFALEGMDPERREARVGDVLEVRLPGNPEEGTVRVEVWGDGRLRPDGRSVELTGEGVVQVEVWARAPGRFFGTEWRPWIVPSPVRVLPRGPGI, from the coding sequence ATGAGCCGGGTCCGGACAGCGGTGGCGAAGGGGCTCCGAGCCGTGCTGGGCCTCATGCTTCTGCTACTCGGAATCGCGGGGATCTTCGCGCTCCCGGCCTCGTTTGCGAGCTACCCGGTGGTGCCGTCGAAGGAAGGGGCCCCCAGGTGGGTGCGCGGCGCGTACCACGTGCACACGACCCGCTCTGACGGCAGGGGCACGCCAGGAGAAGTGGCTCGCGCCGCGAGGGAGGCCGGCTTGGACTTCGTGGTGCTCACCGACCACAACGACTTCAAGCCCCCCGCGCCGGCCTGGGTGGACGGAGTGCTGCTGGTGCCGGGAGTGGAGATCTCCACCTCTTCAGGGCACTTGGCCGCGTTCGGCATGGAACGGCCATTGGAGGGCGTGCGCCAGTGGATGCCGCCCGGAGACGCGGTGAAGGCAGTGGCTGCGGCAGGAGGCACGGCCGTGCTCGCGCACCCGGTGCAGCAGCGCAATCCCTGGAAGGACGAGGCGAGCGCGCGAGAGGCCCCGGGCTTCGAATTGTACTCAGCGGACACCTTCTTCCGTCAGGCGGTGAGCAATCCGGTGAGCCGGTTGCTCCCCGCGGTGGGCGCATACCTGGGCAACCCGGGGCACGGGGTGATGTTGCTCGCCACGCCAACCCCTGAGCCGGGAGCACGCTTCCTGGAGCTGTCGCGTGAGCGGCCGCGAATCGCCTTCTGCGCCCATGACGCCCACGGGCTGCCCTCTTACGAGGCGGTCTTCGAATCCATGGCCATGTACCTGCTGCCGGAGCAGGTGCCGTCACCCCTGCCGAAGGACGCGTCCCAGGCTGCGGCCCTGGTGACACGGGCGCTCGGAAGCGGTCGCGCGCTGTGCGCCTTCCGGGCGCTGGGAGAGCCCGCGGGCTTCGCGCTGGAGGGAATGGACCCGGAGCGTCGCGAGGCCCGGGTGGGTGATGTGCTGGAGGTGCGCCTGCCGGGAAACCCGGAGGAAGGCACGGTGCGGGTGGAAGTGTGGGGTGATGGACGGCTCCGTCCGGACGGCAGGTCCGTGGAGCTCACGGGGGAGGGCGTGGTGCAGGTGGAGGTGTGGGCCCGGGCGCCGGGGCGCTTCTTCGGGACGGAGTGGCGGCCCTGGATTGTCCCCAGCCCTGTACGCGTGCTGCCCCGGGGGCCGGGCATCTGA
- the lpxB gene encoding lipid-A-disaccharide synthase, with translation MTPPPRILVVAGEASGDTHAAELVAALQARRPDLTFFGMGGSRLAARGVELLFDAREVSVMGITEVLPRIPRILQILKGLAHAAAERRPDVAILVDIPDFNLRLAEKLKALGVPVAYYVSPMIWAWRRGRVRTIKRLVDRMLCILPFEEAFYQEAGVSARYVGSPVVEQVPAPDSATAFRERLGLRKDAPTLALLPGSRMSEIRRLLPTMVDAAKQLAAERPGLQVVVPVAPTIPREEVTSRFEGSGLSPILIEGRAPEVVGASDAAVVASGTAVLEAGLMQRPLVVVYRVSLITYWVGRLMLKVAFVSLVNLLAGRKVVPELLQGDMTPERIADEVRRVWTPGAPREEMLRGLAEMRGRLGEAGAATRAAEAVLELLPPRPV, from the coding sequence ATGACGCCCCCGCCCCGCATCCTCGTCGTGGCCGGCGAGGCCTCCGGTGACACCCACGCCGCAGAGCTCGTCGCCGCCCTCCAGGCCCGCCGTCCGGACCTCACCTTCTTCGGCATGGGCGGCTCCCGCCTGGCCGCTCGGGGGGTAGAGCTCCTCTTCGACGCCCGCGAGGTGTCCGTCATGGGCATCACCGAGGTGCTCCCCCGCATCCCCCGCATCCTCCAAATCCTCAAGGGGCTGGCCCACGCCGCCGCCGAGCGCCGCCCGGACGTCGCCATCCTGGTGGACATCCCGGACTTCAACCTGCGACTGGCGGAGAAGCTCAAGGCGCTGGGCGTGCCGGTCGCCTACTACGTGTCGCCGATGATCTGGGCCTGGCGTCGCGGGCGCGTGCGCACCATCAAACGCCTGGTGGACCGGATGCTCTGCATCCTCCCCTTCGAGGAGGCCTTCTACCAGGAGGCCGGTGTGAGCGCCCGGTATGTGGGCAGCCCCGTGGTGGAGCAGGTCCCCGCCCCCGACAGCGCCACCGCCTTCCGCGAGCGCCTGGGCCTGCGGAAGGACGCCCCCACGCTCGCGCTGCTGCCCGGCAGCCGGATGAGTGAAATCCGACGCCTGCTGCCCACCATGGTGGACGCGGCGAAGCAGCTCGCCGCCGAGCGCCCCGGGCTCCAGGTCGTCGTCCCGGTGGCCCCCACCATCCCCCGCGAAGAGGTGACGTCCCGCTTCGAGGGCAGCGGCCTGTCCCCCATCCTCATCGAGGGACGGGCCCCGGAGGTGGTGGGCGCCAGCGACGCGGCGGTGGTGGCCTCGGGGACGGCCGTGCTGGAAGCCGGACTGATGCAACGTCCACTGGTGGTCGTCTACCGCGTGTCGCTCATCACCTACTGGGTGGGACGGCTGATGCTGAAGGTGGCCTTCGTGTCGCTGGTGAATCTCCTGGCCGGCCGGAAGGTGGTACCGGAGCTGCTCCAGGGGGACATGACGCCCGAGCGCATCGCCGACGAGGTCCGCCGGGTGTGGACGCCGGGCGCACCCCGGGAGGAGATGCTGCGGGGGCTGGCGGAGATGCGCGGACGGCTGGGAGAGGCCGGGGCCGCCACCCGGGCGGCGGAGGCCGTACTGGAGCTGCTGCCCCCGCGCCCCGTTTAG
- a CDS encoding MarC family protein has product MTGYVSLFLVSLSAVFFVVDPVGVVPLFLAMTAGDSQEKVRRTAMRACLVACGMMLFFALFGGVIFKVFGVSLGAFRVAGGILLLITALDMLRARPSETRTTPTEEQEGVVKEDVAIVPLAIPLLSGPGAIATAMVLMAKGDSLTSAIPVLAAIVLTFVASYFILRASGMIQRVLRQSGVAIVERVMGLILAAIAVQFIADGGKELLR; this is encoded by the coding sequence ATGACGGGCTACGTGTCGCTGTTCCTGGTGTCGCTGTCGGCGGTCTTCTTCGTGGTGGACCCCGTGGGCGTGGTGCCGCTGTTCCTGGCGATGACGGCCGGGGACTCGCAGGAGAAGGTGCGCCGCACGGCGATGCGCGCGTGCCTGGTGGCGTGCGGGATGATGCTGTTCTTCGCCCTCTTCGGCGGCGTCATCTTCAAGGTGTTCGGCGTGTCGCTGGGCGCCTTCCGCGTGGCTGGCGGAATCCTCCTGCTCATCACCGCGCTGGACATGCTCCGCGCCCGCCCGTCCGAGACGCGCACCACTCCCACCGAGGAGCAGGAGGGCGTGGTGAAGGAGGACGTGGCCATCGTCCCGCTGGCCATTCCGCTCCTGTCCGGCCCCGGCGCCATCGCCACCGCCATGGTGCTGATGGCCAAGGGGGACTCGCTGACGTCCGCGATTCCGGTGCTGGCCGCCATCGTCCTGACGTTCGTGGCCAGCTACTTCATCCTCCGCGCGTCCGGGATGATTCAACGCGTGCTGCGTCAGTCCGGCGTCGCGATTGTCGAGCGTGTCATGGGACTCATCCTCGCCGCGATTGCGGTGCAGTTCATCGCGGACGGCGGCAAGGAATTGCTCAGATAG
- a CDS encoding LpxI family protein, with translation MERIGLIAGNGRLPFLFARAARARGLEVVAVAHRGETDPALASEVTLLTWVRVGQVDRIQKAFREAGVKQAAMAGGIGRVRALAEARPDLGAVRIISKLRSFRDDSLLRAVAADFEARGVTIIAPTDFLGEVLCPEGHLAGPKLHPAQEKDVVLGREVAVLLGQADVGQTVVVHNGHVLALEAVEGTDETIRRGGKLGGGGAVVVKRCKPQQDLRFDLPAVGPRTLDVMKEVGAKVLALEVGRTVLLDAPALFAGAESAGITIVGVP, from the coding sequence GTGGAGCGCATCGGCCTCATCGCGGGCAACGGCCGGCTGCCCTTCCTCTTCGCGCGCGCGGCGCGTGCGCGGGGCCTGGAGGTGGTGGCCGTAGCGCACCGGGGGGAGACGGACCCGGCGCTGGCCTCGGAAGTCACCCTGCTCACGTGGGTGCGGGTGGGGCAGGTGGACCGCATCCAGAAGGCCTTCCGCGAGGCGGGCGTGAAGCAGGCGGCCATGGCGGGCGGCATCGGCCGGGTGCGGGCGCTGGCGGAGGCCCGGCCGGACCTGGGCGCGGTGCGCATCATCTCCAAGCTGCGCAGCTTCCGGGACGACTCGCTCCTGCGCGCGGTGGCCGCGGACTTCGAGGCGCGCGGCGTCACCATCATCGCCCCCACGGACTTCCTCGGCGAGGTGCTGTGCCCGGAAGGGCACCTGGCGGGACCGAAGCTCCACCCGGCGCAGGAGAAGGACGTGGTGCTGGGCCGCGAGGTGGCGGTGCTGCTGGGCCAGGCGGACGTGGGCCAGACGGTGGTGGTGCACAACGGCCACGTGCTCGCGCTGGAGGCGGTGGAGGGCACGGATGAGACCATCCGCCGGGGCGGGAAGCTGGGCGGTGGCGGCGCCGTGGTGGTGAAGCGCTGCAAGCCGCAGCAGGATTTGCGCTTCGATTTGCCGGCGGTGGGACCCCGCACGCTGGACGTGATGAAGGAGGTGGGCGCGAAGGTGCTGGCGCTCGAGGTAGGGCGCACGGTGCTGCTGGACGCACCTGCCCTCTTCGCCGGAGCTGAGTCCGCGGGCATCACCATCGTCGGCGTGCCCTGA
- a CDS encoding OmpA family protein, whose product MNPRLLLLCVALCSPLPALADAIRVSLEGRAALGEKLPTLLVHIEEPIAGFEVKLKRSDGKELNLKGGGKPGITRRIELEQPEGRFHYEGELVVRFPDAEAGTLPLSFDTELNGPLKLEVRKEDVDVAGRKLRFTLSRPAARAELTVLMDTGKKAYMGDVSFKGEPAGTPLELTWPAEEGRVMKISLRAFDTSEFYTGLDLFPWQVDIPHEEVNFASGSADVPAGERSKLDRSHALIADALSKYGRFAALRLYVLGHTDTVGPTADNRELSLKRARSLAVYFRKRGLRVPVLYEGFGEQAPAVATPDETAEVGNRRAEYIIAVEDPTLQQAPYPPRWRKL is encoded by the coding sequence ATGAACCCCCGCCTGCTGCTGCTCTGTGTGGCCCTGTGCTCGCCGCTGCCCGCGCTGGCGGACGCCATCCGCGTCTCGTTGGAGGGCCGCGCCGCGCTGGGGGAGAAGCTGCCCACGCTGCTCGTCCACATCGAGGAGCCCATCGCCGGCTTCGAGGTGAAGCTCAAGCGCAGCGACGGCAAGGAGCTGAACCTCAAGGGCGGCGGCAAGCCGGGCATCACCCGGCGGATTGAGCTGGAGCAGCCGGAGGGCCGCTTCCACTACGAGGGCGAGCTGGTGGTGCGCTTTCCGGACGCGGAGGCCGGCACCCTGCCGCTGTCCTTCGACACGGAGCTGAACGGCCCGCTGAAGCTGGAGGTCCGCAAGGAGGACGTGGACGTCGCGGGGCGCAAGCTGCGCTTCACGCTGAGCCGGCCCGCGGCGCGGGCGGAGCTGACGGTGCTGATGGACACCGGCAAGAAGGCCTACATGGGCGACGTGTCCTTCAAGGGCGAGCCGGCGGGCACGCCGCTGGAGCTGACCTGGCCCGCGGAGGAAGGCCGGGTGATGAAGATTTCGCTCCGGGCCTTCGACACGTCCGAGTTCTACACGGGCCTGGATTTGTTCCCGTGGCAGGTGGACATCCCGCACGAGGAGGTGAACTTCGCCTCGGGCAGCGCGGACGTGCCGGCGGGAGAACGAAGCAAGCTGGATAGAAGCCACGCGCTCATCGCGGACGCGCTGTCGAAGTACGGGCGCTTCGCGGCGCTGCGGCTGTACGTGCTGGGCCACACGGACACCGTGGGTCCGACGGCGGACAACCGCGAGCTGTCGCTCAAGCGGGCGCGCAGTCTGGCCGTGTACTTCCGGAAGCGCGGCCTGCGGGTTCCGGTGCTCTACGAGGGCTTTGGCGAGCAGGCGCCCGCGGTGGCGACGCCGGACGAGACGGCGGAGGTGGGCAACCGCCGCGCCGAGTACATCATCGCAGTGGAGGATCCGACGCTCCAGCAGGCGCCGTACCCCCCACGGTGGCGGAAGCTGTGA
- a CDS encoding DUF4388 domain-containing protein, producing MKTLLLAESHPPTLEHLKGLLSQAGYTVRAVNDAVTAMEHFAADNPAVVVLAVDLPRVEGAHVVHLIRAHSQGARVPIVAIDKGHLGRARGVAAVLDLKVNAYIADPLKPGELVPKLETLLRAAQAVPLTGLAATLSKPAVNSGDLKGYPLPGLLHSLYRLRRDGVLVVAHRDLSRRVFFLRGAAVSYDSSSKADSLPRVLVDRKVLTAQQAERVVESLASGLRIGAALADAGVEAAGEELLQLLRDYTRDRLERVLGMREGRYSFYSGDEFTTEVASVEVPPLAPVLAGARRCFPLKVMAASLRANLGEYPVRSSEFGRDLQAMALDTDDLKIAMQVNGRIVLRDLLAHGRGELSTAVSLLWFLKLTGGVTFSPTPVATGADVLSNAVLPDRIAPRKRKALPLETAASLREEAVRIITRSYFGSLGLDIAADTEAVERAYHETAMRFHPDTYAEYDILDLRDLLESVQEKLSASYRVLSVEEKRKAYLQYLFSRLDVGRNTAVVVEAEIALRRGEAALKRRDFTTAMHAFEESVDANPNEPEYYAWLAWATYLAAPGALLVRAQKAQKVLKKALSLGPYVERLHIIAAIIDTDLGDAPLARKKLLKVLEYNPYSQLAKAALRKVGR from the coding sequence TTGAAGACGCTTCTGCTCGCCGAGAGCCATCCCCCCACGCTCGAGCACCTGAAGGGCCTGCTCTCCCAGGCCGGGTACACCGTGCGCGCGGTGAATGACGCGGTGACGGCGATGGAGCACTTCGCGGCGGACAACCCGGCGGTGGTGGTGCTGGCGGTGGACCTGCCGCGTGTGGAAGGTGCGCACGTGGTGCACCTCATCCGGGCCCACAGCCAGGGCGCGCGTGTCCCCATCGTCGCCATCGACAAGGGCCACCTGGGCCGGGCGCGCGGCGTGGCGGCGGTGCTGGACCTCAAGGTGAACGCGTACATCGCGGATCCGCTCAAGCCGGGCGAACTGGTGCCCAAGCTGGAGACCCTGTTGCGCGCGGCGCAGGCCGTGCCGCTCACCGGTCTGGCGGCCACGCTGTCCAAGCCCGCGGTGAACTCGGGGGACTTGAAGGGCTACCCGCTGCCGGGGCTCTTGCACTCGCTCTACCGGCTGCGCCGCGACGGCGTGTTGGTGGTGGCGCACCGGGACCTGAGCCGGCGCGTGTTCTTCCTGCGCGGCGCGGCGGTGAGCTACGACTCCTCGTCGAAGGCGGACTCGCTGCCGCGCGTCCTGGTGGACCGCAAGGTGCTCACCGCGCAGCAGGCGGAGCGGGTGGTGGAGTCCCTGGCCTCGGGTCTGCGCATCGGCGCGGCGCTGGCGGACGCGGGCGTGGAGGCTGCGGGCGAAGAGCTGTTGCAGTTGTTGCGTGATTACACGCGCGACCGGCTGGAGCGGGTGCTGGGCATGCGCGAGGGGCGCTATTCCTTCTACTCGGGCGACGAGTTCACCACCGAGGTGGCCTCGGTGGAGGTGCCACCGCTGGCGCCGGTGCTGGCGGGCGCGCGGCGGTGCTTCCCGCTGAAGGTGATGGCGGCCTCGCTGCGGGCGAACCTGGGCGAGTACCCGGTGCGCTCCTCCGAGTTCGGTCGTGATTTGCAGGCCATGGCGCTGGACACGGACGACCTGAAGATTGCCATGCAGGTCAACGGCCGCATCGTGCTCAGGGATTTGCTCGCGCACGGGCGAGGGGAGTTGAGCACGGCGGTGTCGCTCTTGTGGTTCCTCAAGCTGACGGGAGGGGTGACGTTCTCCCCGACGCCGGTGGCCACGGGGGCGGACGTGCTGTCCAACGCGGTGCTGCCGGACCGCATCGCCCCGCGCAAGCGCAAGGCGCTCCCGCTGGAGACGGCGGCGTCCCTGCGAGAGGAGGCGGTGCGCATCATCACCCGCAGCTACTTCGGCAGCCTGGGGCTGGACATCGCCGCGGACACGGAGGCGGTGGAGCGCGCGTACCACGAGACGGCGATGCGCTTTCACCCGGACACGTATGCCGAGTACGACATCCTGGACCTGAGGGACCTGCTGGAGTCGGTGCAGGAGAAGCTGTCCGCCTCGTACCGGGTGCTGAGCGTGGAGGAGAAGCGCAAGGCCTACCTCCAGTACCTCTTCAGCCGGCTGGACGTGGGGCGCAACACGGCGGTGGTGGTGGAGGCGGAGATTGCGCTGCGGCGGGGCGAGGCCGCGCTCAAGCGCCGCGACTTCACCACGGCGATGCACGCCTTCGAGGAGTCGGTGGACGCCAACCCCAACGAGCCGGAGTACTACGCCTGGCTGGCCTGGGCGACGTACCTGGCGGCCCCGGGGGCGTTGCTGGTGCGGGCGCAGAAGGCGCAGAAGGTGCTGAAGAAGGCGCTGTCCCTGGGCCCGTATGTGGAGCGGCTGCACATCATCGCGGCCATCATCGACACGGACCTGGGTGACGCGCCGCTGGCGCGCAAGAAGCTGCTCAAGGTGCTGGAGTACAACCCCTATTCGCAGCTTGCCAAGGCGGCGCTGCGCAAGGTGGGCCGCTAG
- a CDS encoding ABC transporter ATP-binding protein, whose protein sequence is MFPVLWRLLRYARPHVGVLVLAFVGSAAVALAMGAYAYLTGPALRFLLSGGQEGFASAQRVPWLADLPRDAALWGFPVLMVVVGAAKGVGYLGQFYFMGLFAQRVVRDLRRELFLRLTSMSPSQLAKQRTGDLLSRFSSDVNAVEAAAMYTVGAYIRDSLQAIILTGVALSMSPLLGGVMLLVVPLAALPASRLMRKVLKRTREGQAQLGNLAGQLHEGLGGLRTIQAFNGQEAELARFAAHAQAHEKALVSAAWARGAVPGLMEVLAAAALAGALAYAASARLMPPEALLSLLTSVILVYQPVKELGRVTQFAVQAGAAGERLFALLDMKHPVEDAPDAVPAPTLSRSIVLEGVRFSYGERQALDGLTLELKAGQVTALVGGSGGGKSTVTSMLLRFERPQKGQLLLDGVDVDRYTAASVREQFALVTQEPLLFHGTVLDNLRYARPDATREEVEAAAKVAHADGFIRALPEGYDTRIGERGVTLSGGQRQRLCIARAVLARAPVLVLDEATSSLDPESEREVQAALAAVLPGRTALVIAHRLSTVVNADVLHVMEAGRVVERGSHAELLQKGGRYASLWQMQTHGPVEQGAA, encoded by the coding sequence ATGTTTCCTGTGCTGTGGCGGTTGCTGCGCTATGCGCGCCCGCATGTCGGTGTGCTCGTGCTGGCCTTCGTGGGCTCGGCGGCGGTGGCGCTGGCGATGGGGGCGTACGCGTACCTGACGGGGCCGGCGCTGCGCTTCCTGCTCTCCGGAGGGCAGGAGGGCTTCGCGAGCGCACAGCGGGTGCCCTGGCTGGCGGACCTGCCGCGCGACGCGGCGCTGTGGGGCTTCCCGGTGTTGATGGTGGTGGTGGGCGCGGCGAAGGGCGTGGGGTACCTGGGGCAGTTCTACTTCATGGGGCTGTTCGCGCAGCGGGTGGTGCGGGACTTGCGGCGGGAGCTGTTCCTGCGCCTCACCTCGATGTCGCCGTCGCAGCTCGCGAAGCAGCGCACGGGAGACTTGCTCAGCCGCTTCTCGTCGGACGTGAACGCCGTGGAAGCGGCGGCCATGTACACGGTGGGCGCCTACATCCGGGACAGCCTGCAGGCCATCATCCTGACGGGTGTGGCGCTGTCCATGAGCCCGCTGCTGGGCGGGGTGATGCTGCTGGTGGTGCCGCTGGCGGCGCTGCCGGCATCGCGGCTGATGCGCAAGGTGCTGAAGCGCACGCGCGAGGGGCAGGCGCAGCTCGGCAACCTGGCGGGGCAGCTGCACGAGGGCCTGGGCGGGCTGCGGACCATCCAGGCCTTCAACGGCCAGGAGGCGGAGCTGGCCCGCTTCGCGGCGCATGCGCAGGCGCACGAGAAGGCGCTGGTGAGCGCGGCGTGGGCGCGGGGCGCGGTGCCGGGGCTGATGGAGGTGCTGGCGGCGGCGGCGCTGGCGGGCGCGCTGGCCTACGCGGCGAGCGCGCGGCTGATGCCGCCCGAGGCACTGCTGTCGCTGCTGACCTCGGTCATCCTGGTGTACCAGCCGGTGAAGGAGCTGGGCCGGGTGACGCAGTTCGCGGTGCAGGCGGGCGCGGCGGGAGAGCGCCTCTTCGCGCTGCTGGACATGAAGCACCCGGTGGAGGACGCGCCGGACGCGGTGCCGGCGCCGACGCTGTCGCGGAGCATCGTGCTGGAGGGCGTGCGCTTCTCCTACGGGGAGCGCCAGGCGCTGGACGGCCTGACGCTGGAATTGAAGGCGGGGCAGGTGACGGCGCTGGTGGGGGGCAGCGGCGGCGGCAAGAGCACGGTGACGTCGATGCTGCTGCGCTTCGAGCGGCCGCAGAAGGGCCAGTTGCTGCTGGATGGCGTGGACGTGGACCGCTACACGGCGGCGAGCGTGCGAGAGCAATTCGCCCTGGTGACGCAGGAGCCGCTGCTCTTCCACGGCACGGTGCTGGACAACCTGCGCTACGCGAGGCCGGACGCCACGAGGGAAGAGGTGGAAGCGGCGGCGAAGGTGGCGCACGCGGACGGGTTCATCCGGGCGCTGCCGGAGGGCTACGACACGCGCATCGGTGAGCGTGGCGTGACGCTGAGCGGTGGTCAGCGGCAGCGGCTGTGCATCGCCCGGGCGGTGCTGGCGCGAGCGCCGGTGCTGGTGCTGGACGAGGCGACGAGCAGCCTGGACCCGGAGAGTGAGCGCGAGGTGCAGGCTGCGCTGGCGGCGGTATTGCCGGGGCGCACGGCGCTGGTGATTGCGCACCGGCTGTCGACGGTGGTGAACGCGGACGTGCTGCATGTCATGGAGGCGGGCCGCGTGGTGGAGCGGGGCTCGCACGCGGAGCTGCTCCAGAAGGGCGGGCGTTATGCATCACTGTGGCAGATGCAGACGCATGGCCCCGTGGAGCAGGGCGCGGCGTGA